Proteins encoded together in one Papio anubis isolate 15944 chromosome 3, Panubis1.0, whole genome shotgun sequence window:
- the SLC34A2 gene encoding sodium-dependent phosphate transport protein 2B isoform X1, which yields MAPWPELGDAQPNPSKYLEGATSQQPITPDKSKETNKTDNTEVPVTKFELLPTYSTATLIEEPTEVDDPWNLPTLQDSGIKWSERDTKGKILCVFQGIGRLILLLGFLYFFVCSLDVLSSAFQLVGGKMAGQFFSNSSIMSNPLLGLVIGVLVTVFVQSSSTSTSIVVSMVASSLLTVRAAIPIIMGANIGTSITNTIVALMQVGDRSEFRRAFAGATVHDFFNWLSVLVLLPVEVATHYLEIVTQLIVESFHFKNGEDAPDLLKVITKPFTKLIVQLDKKVISQIAMNDETAKNKSLVKIWCKTFTNMTQMNVTVPSTANCTSPSLCWTDGIQTWTIKNVTYKENIAKCQHIFVNFHLPDLAVGIILLIISLLVLCGCLIMIVKILGSVLKGQVATVIKKTINTDFPFPFAWLTGYLAILVGAGMTFIVQSSSVFTSALTPLIGIGVITIERAYPLTLGSNIGTTTTAILAALASPGNTLRSSLQIALCHFFFNISGILLWYPIPFTRLPIRMAKGLGNISAKYRWFAVFYLIIFFFLIPLTVFGLSLAGWPVLVGVGVPVVFIIILVLCLRLLQSRCPRVLPKKLQNWNFLPLCMHSLKPWDAVISKFTGCFQMPCCCCCRVCCRVCCLLCGCPNCCRCSKCCKDLEEGQEAQGVPVKAPETFDNITISREAQGEVRAPDSKTECTAL from the exons ATGGCTCCCTGGCCTGAATTGGGAGATGCCCAGCCCAACCCCAGTAAGTACCTCGAAGGGGCTACAAGTCAGCAACCCATCACCCCTGATAAAAGCAAAGAGACCAACAAAA CAGATAACACTGAGGTACCTGTAACCAAGTTTGAACTTCTGCCGACCTACTCCACGGCTACACTGATAGAGGAGCCCACTGAGGTGGACGACCCCTGGAACCTACCCACGCTTCAGGACTCGGGGATCAAGTGGTCAG AGAGAGACACCAAAGGGAAGATTCTCTGTGTCTTCCAAGGGATTGGGAGATTGATTTTACTTCTTGGATTTCTCTACTTTTTTGTGTGCTCCCTGGATGTTCTTAGTAGCGCCTTCCAGCTGGTTGGAG gaaaaaTGGCAGGACAGTTCTTCAGCAATAGCTCTATTATGTCCAACCCTTTGTTGGGGCTGGTGATCGGGGTGCTGGTGACCGTCTTCGTGCAGAGCTCCAGCACCTCAACGTCCATCGTTGTCAGCATGGTGGCCTCTTCAT TGCTCACTGTTCGGGCTGCCATCCCCATTATCATGGGGGCCAACATTGGAACGTCAATCACCAACACTATTGTTGCACTCATGCAGGTGGGAGACCGAAGTGAGTTCAGAAG AGCTTTTGCAGGAGCCACTGTCCATGACTTCTTCAACTGGCTCTCCGTGTTGGTGCTGTTGCCTGTGGAGGTGGCCACCCATTACCTTGAGATTGTAACCCAGCTTATAGTGGAGAGCTTCCACTTCAAGAATGGAGAAGATGCACCAGATCTTCTCAAAGTCATCACTAAGCCCTTCACAAAGCTCATTGTCCAG CTGGATAAAAAAGTTATCAGCCAAATTGCAATGAACGATGAAACCGCGAAAAACAAGAGTCTTGTCAAGATTTGGTGCAAAACTTTTACCAACATG ACCCAGATGAACGTCACTGTTCCCTCAACGGCTAACTGCACCTCCCCTTCCCTCTGTTGGACGGATGGCATCCAAACCTGGACCATAAAGAATGTGACCTACAAGGAGAACATCGCCAAAT GCCAGCATATCTTCGTGAATTTCCACCTCCCGGATCTTGCTGTGGGTATCATCTTGCTCATAATCTCCCTGCTGGTCCTCTGTGGTTGCCTGATCATGATTGTCAAGATCCTGGGCTCTGTGCTCAAGGGGCAGGTCGCCACTGTCATCAAGAAGACCATCAACACTG atttcccctttccctttgcgTGGTTGACTGGCTACCTGGCCATCCTCGTCGGGGCAGGCATGACCTTCATCGTGCAGAGCAGCTCTGTGTTCACGTCGGCCTTGACTCCCCTGATTG GAATCGGAGTGATAACCATTGAGAGGGCTTATCCACTCACGCTGGGCTCCAACATCggcaccaccaccaccgccatcCTGGCCGCCTTAGCCAGCCCTGGCAATACATTGAGGAGTTCACTCCAG ATCGCCCTGTGCCACTTTTTCTTCAACATCTCCGGCATCTTACTGTGGTACCCGATCCCGTTCACTCGTCTGCCCATCCGCATGGCCAAGGGGCTGGGCAACATCTCTGCCAAGTATCGCTGGTTCGCCGTCTTCTACCTGATCATCTTCTTCTTCCTGATCCCGCTGACGGTGTTTGGCCTCTCGTTGGCCGGCTGGCCGGTGCTGGTGGGCGTCGGGGTTCCCGTCGTCTTCATCATCATCCTGGTACTGTGCCTCCGACTCCTGCAGTCCCGCTGTCCACGCGTCCTGCCCAAGAAACTCCAGAACTGGAACTTCCTGCCACTGTGCATGCACTCGCTAAAGCCCTGGGACGCCGTCATCTCCAAGTTCACCGGCTGTTTCCAGatgccctgctgctgctgctgccgcgtGTGCTGCCGCGTGTGCTGCCTGCTGTGTGGCTGCCCCAACTGCTGCCGCTGCAGCAAGTGCTGCAAGGACttggaggaggggcaggaggcGCAGGGTGTCCCTGTCAAGGCCCCTGAGACCTTTGATAACATAACCATTAGCAGAGAGGCTCAGGGTGAGGTCCGTGCCCCAGACTCAAAGACCGAATGCACAGCCTTGTAG
- the SLC34A2 gene encoding sodium-dependent phosphate transport protein 2B isoform X2 — MAPWPELGDAQPNPSKYLEGATSQQPITPDKSKETNKNNTEVPVTKFELLPTYSTATLIEEPTEVDDPWNLPTLQDSGIKWSERDTKGKILCVFQGIGRLILLLGFLYFFVCSLDVLSSAFQLVGGKMAGQFFSNSSIMSNPLLGLVIGVLVTVFVQSSSTSTSIVVSMVASSLLTVRAAIPIIMGANIGTSITNTIVALMQVGDRSEFRRAFAGATVHDFFNWLSVLVLLPVEVATHYLEIVTQLIVESFHFKNGEDAPDLLKVITKPFTKLIVQLDKKVISQIAMNDETAKNKSLVKIWCKTFTNMTQMNVTVPSTANCTSPSLCWTDGIQTWTIKNVTYKENIAKCQHIFVNFHLPDLAVGIILLIISLLVLCGCLIMIVKILGSVLKGQVATVIKKTINTDFPFPFAWLTGYLAILVGAGMTFIVQSSSVFTSALTPLIGIGVITIERAYPLTLGSNIGTTTTAILAALASPGNTLRSSLQIALCHFFFNISGILLWYPIPFTRLPIRMAKGLGNISAKYRWFAVFYLIIFFFLIPLTVFGLSLAGWPVLVGVGVPVVFIIILVLCLRLLQSRCPRVLPKKLQNWNFLPLCMHSLKPWDAVISKFTGCFQMPCCCCCRVCCRVCCLLCGCPNCCRCSKCCKDLEEGQEAQGVPVKAPETFDNITISREAQGEVRAPDSKTECTAL, encoded by the exons ATGGCTCCCTGGCCTGAATTGGGAGATGCCCAGCCCAACCCCAGTAAGTACCTCGAAGGGGCTACAAGTCAGCAACCCATCACCCCTGATAAAAGCAAAGAGACCAACAAAA ATAACACTGAGGTACCTGTAACCAAGTTTGAACTTCTGCCGACCTACTCCACGGCTACACTGATAGAGGAGCCCACTGAGGTGGACGACCCCTGGAACCTACCCACGCTTCAGGACTCGGGGATCAAGTGGTCAG AGAGAGACACCAAAGGGAAGATTCTCTGTGTCTTCCAAGGGATTGGGAGATTGATTTTACTTCTTGGATTTCTCTACTTTTTTGTGTGCTCCCTGGATGTTCTTAGTAGCGCCTTCCAGCTGGTTGGAG gaaaaaTGGCAGGACAGTTCTTCAGCAATAGCTCTATTATGTCCAACCCTTTGTTGGGGCTGGTGATCGGGGTGCTGGTGACCGTCTTCGTGCAGAGCTCCAGCACCTCAACGTCCATCGTTGTCAGCATGGTGGCCTCTTCAT TGCTCACTGTTCGGGCTGCCATCCCCATTATCATGGGGGCCAACATTGGAACGTCAATCACCAACACTATTGTTGCACTCATGCAGGTGGGAGACCGAAGTGAGTTCAGAAG AGCTTTTGCAGGAGCCACTGTCCATGACTTCTTCAACTGGCTCTCCGTGTTGGTGCTGTTGCCTGTGGAGGTGGCCACCCATTACCTTGAGATTGTAACCCAGCTTATAGTGGAGAGCTTCCACTTCAAGAATGGAGAAGATGCACCAGATCTTCTCAAAGTCATCACTAAGCCCTTCACAAAGCTCATTGTCCAG CTGGATAAAAAAGTTATCAGCCAAATTGCAATGAACGATGAAACCGCGAAAAACAAGAGTCTTGTCAAGATTTGGTGCAAAACTTTTACCAACATG ACCCAGATGAACGTCACTGTTCCCTCAACGGCTAACTGCACCTCCCCTTCCCTCTGTTGGACGGATGGCATCCAAACCTGGACCATAAAGAATGTGACCTACAAGGAGAACATCGCCAAAT GCCAGCATATCTTCGTGAATTTCCACCTCCCGGATCTTGCTGTGGGTATCATCTTGCTCATAATCTCCCTGCTGGTCCTCTGTGGTTGCCTGATCATGATTGTCAAGATCCTGGGCTCTGTGCTCAAGGGGCAGGTCGCCACTGTCATCAAGAAGACCATCAACACTG atttcccctttccctttgcgTGGTTGACTGGCTACCTGGCCATCCTCGTCGGGGCAGGCATGACCTTCATCGTGCAGAGCAGCTCTGTGTTCACGTCGGCCTTGACTCCCCTGATTG GAATCGGAGTGATAACCATTGAGAGGGCTTATCCACTCACGCTGGGCTCCAACATCggcaccaccaccaccgccatcCTGGCCGCCTTAGCCAGCCCTGGCAATACATTGAGGAGTTCACTCCAG ATCGCCCTGTGCCACTTTTTCTTCAACATCTCCGGCATCTTACTGTGGTACCCGATCCCGTTCACTCGTCTGCCCATCCGCATGGCCAAGGGGCTGGGCAACATCTCTGCCAAGTATCGCTGGTTCGCCGTCTTCTACCTGATCATCTTCTTCTTCCTGATCCCGCTGACGGTGTTTGGCCTCTCGTTGGCCGGCTGGCCGGTGCTGGTGGGCGTCGGGGTTCCCGTCGTCTTCATCATCATCCTGGTACTGTGCCTCCGACTCCTGCAGTCCCGCTGTCCACGCGTCCTGCCCAAGAAACTCCAGAACTGGAACTTCCTGCCACTGTGCATGCACTCGCTAAAGCCCTGGGACGCCGTCATCTCCAAGTTCACCGGCTGTTTCCAGatgccctgctgctgctgctgccgcgtGTGCTGCCGCGTGTGCTGCCTGCTGTGTGGCTGCCCCAACTGCTGCCGCTGCAGCAAGTGCTGCAAGGACttggaggaggggcaggaggcGCAGGGTGTCCCTGTCAAGGCCCCTGAGACCTTTGATAACATAACCATTAGCAGAGAGGCTCAGGGTGAGGTCCGTGCCCCAGACTCAAAGACCGAATGCACAGCCTTGTAG
- the SLC34A2 gene encoding sodium-dependent phosphate transport protein 2B isoform X4: MAPWPELGDAQPNPNNTEVPVTKFELLPTYSTATLIEEPTEVDDPWNLPTLQDSGIKWSERDTKGKILCVFQGIGRLILLLGFLYFFVCSLDVLSSAFQLVGGKMAGQFFSNSSIMSNPLLGLVIGVLVTVFVQSSSTSTSIVVSMVASSLLTVRAAIPIIMGANIGTSITNTIVALMQVGDRSEFRRAFAGATVHDFFNWLSVLVLLPVEVATHYLEIVTQLIVESFHFKNGEDAPDLLKVITKPFTKLIVQLDKKVISQIAMNDETAKNKSLVKIWCKTFTNMTQMNVTVPSTANCTSPSLCWTDGIQTWTIKNVTYKENIAKCQHIFVNFHLPDLAVGIILLIISLLVLCGCLIMIVKILGSVLKGQVATVIKKTINTDFPFPFAWLTGYLAILVGAGMTFIVQSSSVFTSALTPLIGIGVITIERAYPLTLGSNIGTTTTAILAALASPGNTLRSSLQIALCHFFFNISGILLWYPIPFTRLPIRMAKGLGNISAKYRWFAVFYLIIFFFLIPLTVFGLSLAGWPVLVGVGVPVVFIIILVLCLRLLQSRCPRVLPKKLQNWNFLPLCMHSLKPWDAVISKFTGCFQMPCCCCCRVCCRVCCLLCGCPNCCRCSKCCKDLEEGQEAQGVPVKAPETFDNITISREAQGEVRAPDSKTECTAL; encoded by the exons ATGGCTCCCTGGCCTGAATTGGGAGATGCCCAGCCCAACCCCA ATAACACTGAGGTACCTGTAACCAAGTTTGAACTTCTGCCGACCTACTCCACGGCTACACTGATAGAGGAGCCCACTGAGGTGGACGACCCCTGGAACCTACCCACGCTTCAGGACTCGGGGATCAAGTGGTCAG AGAGAGACACCAAAGGGAAGATTCTCTGTGTCTTCCAAGGGATTGGGAGATTGATTTTACTTCTTGGATTTCTCTACTTTTTTGTGTGCTCCCTGGATGTTCTTAGTAGCGCCTTCCAGCTGGTTGGAG gaaaaaTGGCAGGACAGTTCTTCAGCAATAGCTCTATTATGTCCAACCCTTTGTTGGGGCTGGTGATCGGGGTGCTGGTGACCGTCTTCGTGCAGAGCTCCAGCACCTCAACGTCCATCGTTGTCAGCATGGTGGCCTCTTCAT TGCTCACTGTTCGGGCTGCCATCCCCATTATCATGGGGGCCAACATTGGAACGTCAATCACCAACACTATTGTTGCACTCATGCAGGTGGGAGACCGAAGTGAGTTCAGAAG AGCTTTTGCAGGAGCCACTGTCCATGACTTCTTCAACTGGCTCTCCGTGTTGGTGCTGTTGCCTGTGGAGGTGGCCACCCATTACCTTGAGATTGTAACCCAGCTTATAGTGGAGAGCTTCCACTTCAAGAATGGAGAAGATGCACCAGATCTTCTCAAAGTCATCACTAAGCCCTTCACAAAGCTCATTGTCCAG CTGGATAAAAAAGTTATCAGCCAAATTGCAATGAACGATGAAACCGCGAAAAACAAGAGTCTTGTCAAGATTTGGTGCAAAACTTTTACCAACATG ACCCAGATGAACGTCACTGTTCCCTCAACGGCTAACTGCACCTCCCCTTCCCTCTGTTGGACGGATGGCATCCAAACCTGGACCATAAAGAATGTGACCTACAAGGAGAACATCGCCAAAT GCCAGCATATCTTCGTGAATTTCCACCTCCCGGATCTTGCTGTGGGTATCATCTTGCTCATAATCTCCCTGCTGGTCCTCTGTGGTTGCCTGATCATGATTGTCAAGATCCTGGGCTCTGTGCTCAAGGGGCAGGTCGCCACTGTCATCAAGAAGACCATCAACACTG atttcccctttccctttgcgTGGTTGACTGGCTACCTGGCCATCCTCGTCGGGGCAGGCATGACCTTCATCGTGCAGAGCAGCTCTGTGTTCACGTCGGCCTTGACTCCCCTGATTG GAATCGGAGTGATAACCATTGAGAGGGCTTATCCACTCACGCTGGGCTCCAACATCggcaccaccaccaccgccatcCTGGCCGCCTTAGCCAGCCCTGGCAATACATTGAGGAGTTCACTCCAG ATCGCCCTGTGCCACTTTTTCTTCAACATCTCCGGCATCTTACTGTGGTACCCGATCCCGTTCACTCGTCTGCCCATCCGCATGGCCAAGGGGCTGGGCAACATCTCTGCCAAGTATCGCTGGTTCGCCGTCTTCTACCTGATCATCTTCTTCTTCCTGATCCCGCTGACGGTGTTTGGCCTCTCGTTGGCCGGCTGGCCGGTGCTGGTGGGCGTCGGGGTTCCCGTCGTCTTCATCATCATCCTGGTACTGTGCCTCCGACTCCTGCAGTCCCGCTGTCCACGCGTCCTGCCCAAGAAACTCCAGAACTGGAACTTCCTGCCACTGTGCATGCACTCGCTAAAGCCCTGGGACGCCGTCATCTCCAAGTTCACCGGCTGTTTCCAGatgccctgctgctgctgctgccgcgtGTGCTGCCGCGTGTGCTGCCTGCTGTGTGGCTGCCCCAACTGCTGCCGCTGCAGCAAGTGCTGCAAGGACttggaggaggggcaggaggcGCAGGGTGTCCCTGTCAAGGCCCCTGAGACCTTTGATAACATAACCATTAGCAGAGAGGCTCAGGGTGAGGTCCGTGCCCCAGACTCAAAGACCGAATGCACAGCCTTGTAG
- the SLC34A2 gene encoding sodium-dependent phosphate transport protein 2B isoform X3 produces MAPWPELGDAQPNPTDNTEVPVTKFELLPTYSTATLIEEPTEVDDPWNLPTLQDSGIKWSERDTKGKILCVFQGIGRLILLLGFLYFFVCSLDVLSSAFQLVGGKMAGQFFSNSSIMSNPLLGLVIGVLVTVFVQSSSTSTSIVVSMVASSLLTVRAAIPIIMGANIGTSITNTIVALMQVGDRSEFRRAFAGATVHDFFNWLSVLVLLPVEVATHYLEIVTQLIVESFHFKNGEDAPDLLKVITKPFTKLIVQLDKKVISQIAMNDETAKNKSLVKIWCKTFTNMTQMNVTVPSTANCTSPSLCWTDGIQTWTIKNVTYKENIAKCQHIFVNFHLPDLAVGIILLIISLLVLCGCLIMIVKILGSVLKGQVATVIKKTINTDFPFPFAWLTGYLAILVGAGMTFIVQSSSVFTSALTPLIGIGVITIERAYPLTLGSNIGTTTTAILAALASPGNTLRSSLQIALCHFFFNISGILLWYPIPFTRLPIRMAKGLGNISAKYRWFAVFYLIIFFFLIPLTVFGLSLAGWPVLVGVGVPVVFIIILVLCLRLLQSRCPRVLPKKLQNWNFLPLCMHSLKPWDAVISKFTGCFQMPCCCCCRVCCRVCCLLCGCPNCCRCSKCCKDLEEGQEAQGVPVKAPETFDNITISREAQGEVRAPDSKTECTAL; encoded by the exons ATGGCTCCCTGGCCTGAATTGGGAGATGCCCAGCCCAACCCCA CAGATAACACTGAGGTACCTGTAACCAAGTTTGAACTTCTGCCGACCTACTCCACGGCTACACTGATAGAGGAGCCCACTGAGGTGGACGACCCCTGGAACCTACCCACGCTTCAGGACTCGGGGATCAAGTGGTCAG AGAGAGACACCAAAGGGAAGATTCTCTGTGTCTTCCAAGGGATTGGGAGATTGATTTTACTTCTTGGATTTCTCTACTTTTTTGTGTGCTCCCTGGATGTTCTTAGTAGCGCCTTCCAGCTGGTTGGAG gaaaaaTGGCAGGACAGTTCTTCAGCAATAGCTCTATTATGTCCAACCCTTTGTTGGGGCTGGTGATCGGGGTGCTGGTGACCGTCTTCGTGCAGAGCTCCAGCACCTCAACGTCCATCGTTGTCAGCATGGTGGCCTCTTCAT TGCTCACTGTTCGGGCTGCCATCCCCATTATCATGGGGGCCAACATTGGAACGTCAATCACCAACACTATTGTTGCACTCATGCAGGTGGGAGACCGAAGTGAGTTCAGAAG AGCTTTTGCAGGAGCCACTGTCCATGACTTCTTCAACTGGCTCTCCGTGTTGGTGCTGTTGCCTGTGGAGGTGGCCACCCATTACCTTGAGATTGTAACCCAGCTTATAGTGGAGAGCTTCCACTTCAAGAATGGAGAAGATGCACCAGATCTTCTCAAAGTCATCACTAAGCCCTTCACAAAGCTCATTGTCCAG CTGGATAAAAAAGTTATCAGCCAAATTGCAATGAACGATGAAACCGCGAAAAACAAGAGTCTTGTCAAGATTTGGTGCAAAACTTTTACCAACATG ACCCAGATGAACGTCACTGTTCCCTCAACGGCTAACTGCACCTCCCCTTCCCTCTGTTGGACGGATGGCATCCAAACCTGGACCATAAAGAATGTGACCTACAAGGAGAACATCGCCAAAT GCCAGCATATCTTCGTGAATTTCCACCTCCCGGATCTTGCTGTGGGTATCATCTTGCTCATAATCTCCCTGCTGGTCCTCTGTGGTTGCCTGATCATGATTGTCAAGATCCTGGGCTCTGTGCTCAAGGGGCAGGTCGCCACTGTCATCAAGAAGACCATCAACACTG atttcccctttccctttgcgTGGTTGACTGGCTACCTGGCCATCCTCGTCGGGGCAGGCATGACCTTCATCGTGCAGAGCAGCTCTGTGTTCACGTCGGCCTTGACTCCCCTGATTG GAATCGGAGTGATAACCATTGAGAGGGCTTATCCACTCACGCTGGGCTCCAACATCggcaccaccaccaccgccatcCTGGCCGCCTTAGCCAGCCCTGGCAATACATTGAGGAGTTCACTCCAG ATCGCCCTGTGCCACTTTTTCTTCAACATCTCCGGCATCTTACTGTGGTACCCGATCCCGTTCACTCGTCTGCCCATCCGCATGGCCAAGGGGCTGGGCAACATCTCTGCCAAGTATCGCTGGTTCGCCGTCTTCTACCTGATCATCTTCTTCTTCCTGATCCCGCTGACGGTGTTTGGCCTCTCGTTGGCCGGCTGGCCGGTGCTGGTGGGCGTCGGGGTTCCCGTCGTCTTCATCATCATCCTGGTACTGTGCCTCCGACTCCTGCAGTCCCGCTGTCCACGCGTCCTGCCCAAGAAACTCCAGAACTGGAACTTCCTGCCACTGTGCATGCACTCGCTAAAGCCCTGGGACGCCGTCATCTCCAAGTTCACCGGCTGTTTCCAGatgccctgctgctgctgctgccgcgtGTGCTGCCGCGTGTGCTGCCTGCTGTGTGGCTGCCCCAACTGCTGCCGCTGCAGCAAGTGCTGCAAGGACttggaggaggggcaggaggcGCAGGGTGTCCCTGTCAAGGCCCCTGAGACCTTTGATAACATAACCATTAGCAGAGAGGCTCAGGGTGAGGTCCGTGCCCCAGACTCAAAGACCGAATGCACAGCCTTGTAG